In Panicum virgatum strain AP13 chromosome 4N, P.virgatum_v5, whole genome shotgun sequence, a single window of DNA contains:
- the LOC120671188 gene encoding peroxiredoxin-2E-1, chloroplastic-like: MATSAALAALSATATAAGKLLLLPRPSSAASSLSFASRRLGAAGSLRARGLPGSPVRAAASSASAPPAAAAKTIAVGDRLPDATLSYFDSPDGELKTVTVRDLTAGKKVVLFAVPGAFTPTCTQKHLPGFVAKAGELRAKGVDAVACVSVNDAFVMRAWKESLGVGDEVLLLSDGNGDLARAMGVELDLSDKPVGLGVRSRRYALLAEDGVVKVLNLEEGGAFTNSSAEDMLKAL; this comes from the coding sequence ATGGCCACCtccgccgctctcgccgcgctctccgccacggccaccgccgccggcaagctcctgctcctcccgcgcccctcgtccgccgcctcctccctctccttcgcCTCGCGCCGCCTGGGCGCCGCGGGGTCCCTCCGGGCCCGCGGGCTCCCCGGGTCCCCGGTCCGGGCCGCAGCGTCGTCCGCGTCGGcgccccccgcggcggcggccaagacCATCGCGGTCGGGGACCGGCTCCCCGACGCGACTCTCTCCTACTTCGACTCCCCCGACGGCGAGCTCAAGACGGTGACGGTGCGCGACCTGACGGCGGGGAAGAAGGTGGTGCTCTTCGCGGTGCCCGGCGCGTTCACGCCCACCTGCACCCAGAAGCACCTCCCGGGGTTCGTCGCCAAGGCCGGGGAGCTCCGCGCCAAGGGCGTGGACGCCGTGGCCTGCGTCTCCGTCAACGACGCCTTCGTGATGCGCGCGTGGAAGGAGAGCCTCGGGGTTGGCGACGAGGTGCTGCTCCTGTCCGACGGGAACGGGGACCTCGCCCGCGCCATGGGCGTCGAGCTCGACCTCTCCGACAAGCCCGTCGGGCTCGGCGTCCGGTCCCGGCGGTACGCGCTGCTGGCCGAGGACGGCGTCGTCAAGGTGCTCAACctcgaggagggcggcgcctTCACCAACAGCAGCGCCGAGGACATGCTCAAGGCGCTCTGA